The Yoonia sp. SS1-5 genome contains a region encoding:
- the cueR gene encoding Cu(I)-responsive transcriptional regulator: MNIRDAATASGLPAKTIRYYEDIGLMTPGRGANGYRVFADADIHKLTFLGRARALGFSIDDCRSLLALWEDRGRASADVRAIARDHLAQIERKISGLQAMRDTLSDLVRDCAGDARPDCPILRGLEGS, encoded by the coding sequence ATGAATATCCGCGATGCAGCAACGGCATCAGGCCTGCCTGCCAAGACGATCCGATATTACGAAGATATCGGCCTGATGACGCCCGGTCGCGGCGCCAACGGATACAGGGTTTTTGCAGATGCGGATATCCACAAGCTGACATTCCTTGGCCGGGCGCGGGCGTTGGGCTTTTCCATCGACGATTGCCGCAGCCTGCTGGCGCTGTGGGAAGATCGCGGGCGGGCCAGTGCGGATGTGCGCGCCATCGCGCGTGATCACCTGGCACAGATCGAACGCAAGATCAGTGGTCTGCAGGCGATGCGCGATACACTGTCGGATCTTGTGCGCGATTGCGCCGGGGATGCCCGCCCTGACTGTCCCATTCTGAGGGGATTGGAGGGGTCATAA
- a CDS encoding heavy metal translocating P-type ATPase has product MDAVREFRFDVDGMHCGSCVARVERALHSAPGVVDAHVNLTTGAARIMATTDADAVRQVIAGAGYAATMRKAADDPMVAGGTDAAGIRQFVIAAALTLPVFVLEMGGHLIPAFHHWVMQNIGQYNSWAVQFVLCTAVLAWPGRGFFTRGVPSLLRGAPDMDALVVLGTGAAWAFSTIALFAPALLPPGSPAVYFEAASVIVTLILMGRWLEARAKGQTGAAIQRLVGLRPQTARVLRADGEAEVPIADLAIGDVVIIRPGERVPTDGQIETGASFVDESMVTGEPIPAEKGAGDALIGGTINGDGALQMQVSAVGAATVLSGIIRMVQEAQDMRLPVQALVNRIAAWFVPAVMVIAAVTVICWLIWGPDPALPLALVAGVSVLIIACPCAMGLATPTSIMVGTGRAAELGVLFRRGTALQILQDVDVVAFDKTGTLTMGCPVLTDVIAQDGDRQALLRQVAAVEAMSEHPLAAPILEAVEGPLPSATDFRAVPGAGLRAVVNGDLLVIGTARFLEEAHVDTAGLQQQAASLAADGKTPMLVAKNGQPAGVIAVADTVRPGAEQVVQALHHQGKRVVMISGDRSETAASVAAQLGIDQVIEEVMPAEKVDAVRTLQQQGKVAFVGDGINDAPALAVADVGVAMGAGTDVAIESADVVLMSGDPAQVLNGIAVSRATLRNIKQNLGWAFGYNILLIPVAAFGLLSPGLAAGAMALSSVLVVSNALRLKWVGGMS; this is encoded by the coding sequence ATGGATGCGGTAAGAGAGTTTCGCTTTGATGTTGACGGCATGCATTGCGGCTCGTGCGTGGCTAGGGTGGAGCGTGCCTTGCACAGCGCGCCAGGTGTGGTCGACGCCCATGTCAATCTGACAACCGGTGCGGCCCGGATCATGGCGACAACCGATGCAGATGCGGTGCGGCAGGTAATTGCGGGCGCAGGTTATGCCGCGACGATGCGCAAAGCCGCCGACGATCCGATGGTCGCGGGCGGGACTGACGCGGCCGGGATCCGACAATTTGTCATTGCTGCCGCGCTGACCTTGCCGGTCTTTGTGCTGGAAATGGGCGGGCACCTGATCCCCGCCTTTCATCACTGGGTGATGCAGAATATCGGGCAATACAACAGCTGGGCGGTTCAATTCGTGCTTTGCACCGCGGTTCTTGCGTGGCCTGGGCGCGGCTTTTTTACCCGCGGTGTGCCATCCCTGCTGCGCGGCGCGCCTGATATGGATGCGCTTGTGGTGCTGGGAACGGGGGCGGCCTGGGCGTTTTCGACCATTGCCCTGTTTGCCCCCGCGCTGCTGCCGCCCGGATCGCCCGCGGTGTATTTCGAGGCGGCGAGCGTCATTGTCACCCTGATCCTGATGGGCAGATGGCTAGAGGCACGGGCAAAGGGCCAAACCGGTGCGGCAATCCAGCGACTAGTCGGGCTGCGTCCCCAGACCGCGCGGGTCTTGCGCGCGGATGGCGAGGCCGAGGTGCCGATTGCGGACCTGGCAATCGGCGATGTGGTCATCATCCGCCCGGGCGAACGTGTGCCGACCGACGGGCAGATCGAAACCGGCGCATCGTTTGTTGATGAAAGCATGGTGACAGGCGAACCCATACCGGCCGAAAAGGGCGCGGGTGATGCCCTGATCGGCGGCACGATCAACGGTGATGGCGCTTTGCAGATGCAGGTCAGTGCGGTTGGTGCGGCAACGGTCCTGTCAGGGATTATCCGGATGGTGCAAGAGGCGCAGGATATGCGTCTGCCGGTGCAGGCGCTGGTCAATCGCATCGCCGCGTGGTTTGTCCCGGCGGTGATGGTGATTGCCGCAGTGACGGTGATCTGCTGGCTGATCTGGGGGCCGGATCCTGCATTGCCACTGGCGCTGGTTGCAGGGGTTTCGGTTCTGATCATCGCCTGCCCTTGTGCGATGGGGCTGGCCACGCCCACATCCATTATGGTGGGAACCGGACGTGCCGCCGAACTTGGGGTCCTGTTTCGGCGGGGGACCGCCCTGCAGATATTGCAGGATGTCGACGTCGTCGCCTTTGACAAGACGGGGACCCTGACCATGGGATGCCCTGTTCTGACGGATGTGATTGCGCAGGATGGTGACCGGCAGGCCCTGCTGCGGCAGGTTGCGGCGGTCGAGGCGATGTCCGAACATCCGCTTGCCGCCCCGATCCTGGAGGCTGTTGAAGGGCCCTTGCCCTCTGCCACTGATTTCCGGGCCGTTCCGGGTGCAGGGCTACGGGCGGTGGTGAACGGCGATCTTCTGGTCATTGGTACAGCGCGCTTTCTGGAAGAGGCCCATGTGGATACAGCGGGTTTGCAACAGCAGGCCGCAAGCTTGGCGGCTGATGGAAAGACACCGATGCTCGTCGCCAAAAACGGACAGCCCGCCGGGGTGATCGCGGTCGCGGATACGGTGCGTCCGGGTGCCGAACAGGTGGTGCAGGCGCTCCATCATCAGGGCAAGCGGGTGGTCATGATCAGCGGGGACCGGTCCGAGACGGCGGCATCCGTCGCCGCGCAGCTTGGGATTGATCAGGTCATTGAAGAGGTGATGCCCGCCGAAAAGGTCGATGCTGTCCGCACACTGCAACAGCAGGGCAAGGTGGCGTTTGTCGGTGATGGGATCAACGACGCGCCTGCGCTGGCTGTCGCCGATGTGGGGGTCGCCATGGGGGCCGGAACGGATGTGGCGATTGAAAGCGCCGATGTGGTTTTGATGTCGGGTGATCCTGCACAGGTTCTGAACGGCATTGCGGTCAGCCGGGCCACGTTGCGCAACATCAAGCAAAATCTGGGGTGGGCCTTTGGATATAACATATTGCTGATCCCGGTCGCCGCATTTGGGCTTTTGTCACCCGGTCTTGCGGCGGGTGCGATGGCGCTATCCAGCGTTCTGGTCGTGTCAAACGCGCTTCGGCTCAAATGGGTGGGGGGCATGTCATGA
- the ileS gene encoding isoleucine--tRNA ligase: MCAEKTDYKSTLNLPRTDFPMRAGLPKREPDWLARWAQIGVYQKLRDKEGRPPFTLHDGPPYANGHLHIGHALNKILKDMVVRSQQMMGKDARYIPGWDCHGLPIEWKIEEQYRAKGRDKDDVDIVDFRQECRKFADGWVDIQREEFKRLGVTGNWDDPYLTMDFHAERVIAEEFQKFLMNGTLYQGSKPVMWSPVEKTALAEAEVEYHDRQTDAIWVKFPVKSGGFDGAQVVIFTTTPWTIPQNRAVCFGPAISYGLYEVTGTPEVSWAQVGDRYILADDLAVEVMGMARLEDDMWTRAGDVPVAELEQIVCAHPLAGADPEWDFDVPLLPGDHVTSDAGTGLVHTAPSHGDDDYAIGVKYDLPMTYNILDDSSYRADLPFFGGQAILKPNGKPGGANKVVIEKLKEVSALIATKRITISDAHSWRSKAPVIRLNRPQWFVAIDKPVGDGNDQYGTTIRERALTSIDELVTWTPQKGRNRLYSMIEARPDWVLSRQRAWGVPLTCFVKKGASYDDPDYLLQNDAVNARILAAFEAEGADAWYADGAKARFLGDDVNPDHYDQVMDVLDVWFDSGSTHAFTLRDRPDGSDDGLADLYLEGTDQHRGWFHSSMLQGCGTIGRAPYRGVMTCGFTLDAKGMKMSKSLGNIIAPKKIADQYGADILRLWVAQVDYENDQRIGDEILKGVADSYRRLRNTLRFMLGSLNDFSEADRVDPADMPELEQVMLHRLAELDEVVRKGYAAYDFQGVVQAVFNFATLDLSAFYFDIRKDALYCDGDTLRRRAARTLLDILFHRITKWLAPVLVFTMEEVWLERFPGDDSSVHLEDFAETPAAWRNDALAAKWAAVRKVRRVVTGALEVERTNKVIGASLEAAPTVYVDADTAAVLQTVSFDDLCITSGITVSTDAGPATAFTLDDVADVAVVFAPATGDKCQRCWKILPDVGSHSHDGVCSRCDAALS; this comes from the coding sequence ATGTGCGCCGAAAAGACCGACTATAAATCCACCCTGAACCTGCCGCGCACGGATTTTCCGATGCGTGCCGGTCTGCCCAAACGCGAACCCGATTGGCTGGCCCGCTGGGCCCAGATCGGGGTCTACCAGAAACTGCGCGACAAAGAGGGCCGACCGCCTTTCACACTGCATGACGGCCCGCCTTACGCAAACGGCCATCTGCATATTGGCCACGCGCTGAACAAGATCCTGAAGGATATGGTGGTGCGCAGCCAGCAGATGATGGGCAAAGACGCCCGCTATATCCCCGGCTGGGACTGCCATGGCCTGCCCATCGAATGGAAGATCGAGGAACAATACCGCGCCAAGGGCCGCGACAAGGATGACGTGGATATCGTCGACTTCCGGCAGGAATGTCGCAAGTTCGCCGATGGCTGGGTGGATATCCAACGCGAGGAATTCAAGCGCTTGGGCGTGACCGGCAATTGGGACGATCCCTATCTGACCATGGATTTCCACGCTGAACGGGTGATTGCCGAGGAATTCCAGAAATTCCTGATGAACGGCACGCTTTATCAGGGCTCAAAGCCTGTGATGTGGTCGCCGGTTGAAAAGACCGCGCTGGCCGAGGCGGAGGTCGAATATCATGACCGCCAGACAGACGCGATCTGGGTGAAGTTTCCGGTGAAATCGGGCGGTTTTGACGGTGCGCAGGTTGTGATCTTCACAACCACACCATGGACGATCCCGCAGAACCGCGCGGTCTGTTTTGGACCGGCTATTTCATATGGCCTCTATGAGGTCACTGGCACGCCAGAGGTCTCATGGGCGCAAGTGGGTGATCGCTATATCCTTGCCGATGATCTGGCGGTTGAGGTGATGGGCATGGCGCGTCTCGAAGACGACATGTGGACGCGTGCCGGGGATGTGCCAGTGGCGGAGCTGGAACAGATTGTCTGTGCGCATCCACTGGCTGGTGCTGATCCCGAATGGGATTTTGATGTCCCATTGCTGCCCGGTGATCACGTGACAAGTGATGCGGGTACGGGCCTTGTGCATACAGCGCCGTCGCACGGGGACGACGACTATGCCATTGGCGTCAAATATGATCTGCCGATGACCTATAACATCCTTGATGACAGTTCGTATCGCGCGGATTTACCGTTCTTTGGCGGGCAGGCGATACTGAAACCCAATGGCAAACCCGGCGGTGCAAACAAGGTCGTCATTGAAAAGCTGAAAGAGGTCTCGGCCCTGATCGCAACCAAGCGCATCACGATTTCGGACGCGCATTCCTGGCGGTCGAAGGCGCCGGTGATCCGTCTGAACCGGCCGCAATGGTTTGTCGCGATCGACAAGCCCGTGGGTGACGGCAACGACCAATACGGCACGACGATCCGGGAACGTGCGCTGACATCCATCGACGAATTGGTCACCTGGACCCCGCAAAAGGGGCGCAACCGGCTCTATTCCATGATCGAGGCGCGCCCTGACTGGGTGTTGTCACGCCAGCGCGCCTGGGGCGTGCCGCTGACCTGCTTTGTCAAGAAAGGGGCCAGCTACGACGATCCCGATTACCTGCTGCAAAACGACGCCGTCAACGCCCGCATTCTTGCGGCCTTCGAGGCCGAAGGCGCGGACGCCTGGTATGCCGATGGGGCCAAGGCCCGGTTCCTGGGCGATGATGTGAACCCCGATCACTACGATCAGGTGATGGATGTGCTGGACGTCTGGTTCGACAGCGGGTCGACCCATGCCTTTACCCTGCGCGACCGGCCTGATGGGTCGGACGATGGGTTGGCCGATCTTTATCTGGAAGGCACCGACCAGCATCGCGGCTGGTTCCATTCGTCGATGTTGCAAGGCTGCGGCACGATTGGCCGCGCGCCTTACCGGGGTGTGATGACTTGCGGCTTCACACTGGATGCCAAGGGCATGAAGATGTCCAAATCGCTGGGCAATATCATCGCACCCAAGAAGATCGCTGACCAATATGGGGCGGATATCCTGCGTCTGTGGGTGGCGCAGGTGGACTATGAAAACGATCAGCGGATCGGGGATGAAATCCTCAAAGGCGTGGCCGATAGCTATCGCCGGTTGCGCAACACGCTGCGTTTCATGCTGGGATCGCTGAATGATTTCAGCGAAGCCGACCGTGTTGATCCGGCAGATATGCCTGAGCTTGAACAGGTGATGCTGCACCGGCTGGCTGAGCTGGATGAGGTCGTGCGCAAAGGCTATGCGGCTTATGATTTCCAAGGTGTGGTGCAGGCTGTGTTCAACTTTGCCACGCTTGATCTGTCGGCCTTCTACTTCGATATCCGCAAAGACGCGCTTTATTGTGACGGTGACACGCTGCGCCGTCGGGCGGCGCGCACGCTGCTGGATATCCTGTTCCATCGGATCACAAAATGGCTGGCGCCTGTGCTTGTCTTCACGATGGAAGAGGTCTGGCTGGAGCGGTTCCCCGGGGATGATAGTTCGGTGCATCTGGAAGACTTCGCCGAGACGCCCGCCGCATGGCGCAACGATGCCTTGGCCGCGAAATGGGCCGCGGTGCGCAAGGTGCGCCGGGTGGTGACCGGCGCGTTGGAAGTCGAACGCACGAACAAGGTCATCGGTGCATCACTTGAGGCAGCCCCGACCGTCTATGTTGACGCTGACACCGCAGCGGTGTTGCAAACCGTCAGCTTTGACGATCTCTGCATCACGTCCGGCATCACCGTCAGCACCGATGCCGGGCCCGCAACGGCCTTCACGCTGGATGATGTGGCGGATGTCGCTGTCGTGTTTGCACCCGCAACAGGTGATAAATGTCAGCGCTGCTGGAAGATCCTGCCAGATGTCGGCAGCCACAGCCATGACGGCGTCTGCAGCCGCTGCGACGCCGCGCTCAGCTGA
- a CDS encoding FAD-dependent oxidoreductase — protein sequence MKKAKHFAIVGAGIGGLTAAALLSDQGHQVSIYDQFDRPRPVGSGLVIQPVGQAVLDRIGAGDRARTLGNPIHRMLGFEADAGRKVLDVWYDRSGHGQTGLGIHRASLFDALFAAVRTRDVQFHPASRVMRAVPGTIHLDDGTTQGPFDLIIDGAGATSPLSPLQSRPLPYGAIWGTVDWPQTSLPLTQLSQCYRRADRMIGALPIGKLPGDDRQKAAIFWSMPRDQHDDWQKAGLAAWAAEATALWPDFAPFIAQITDADQMTMARYGHGTMRQPWSPGLVHIGDAAHRASPQLGQGANMALLDAMALSQALAVAEGDQALALYAKARRWHTLAYQVMSAVFTPQYQSDSRWLPVLRDRLLFPLSQLPPGPRLLSAIVSGTMLRPLGRFGYP from the coding sequence ATGAAAAAAGCGAAACATTTTGCCATTGTTGGTGCCGGGATCGGCGGGCTGACGGCGGCAGCACTACTGTCGGATCAGGGCCATCAGGTCAGTATCTATGATCAGTTTGATCGCCCCCGCCCCGTCGGCTCGGGTCTTGTGATCCAACCCGTCGGGCAGGCCGTGCTTGATCGCATCGGCGCCGGCGACAGGGCCCGGACCTTGGGCAACCCGATCCATCGGATGCTGGGGTTCGAGGCCGATGCAGGACGCAAGGTTCTCGACGTCTGGTATGACAGGTCCGGTCATGGCCAGACCGGGCTTGGCATTCATCGGGCCAGCCTGTTTGACGCCCTTTTTGCTGCCGTTCGGACCCGCGACGTGCAGTTTCACCCGGCCAGCCGTGTGATGCGCGCGGTTCCGGGTACGATCCATCTTGACGATGGTACGACCCAAGGCCCCTTTGATCTGATCATCGACGGGGCCGGGGCCACGTCCCCCTTGTCCCCGTTGCAAAGCAGGCCCCTGCCCTATGGTGCAATCTGGGGTACGGTGGACTGGCCGCAGACATCGCTGCCGCTGACCCAGCTCAGCCAGTGCTACCGGCGGGCAGACCGCATGATCGGCGCCCTGCCGATTGGCAAACTGCCCGGCGATGATCGTCAGAAGGCCGCAATTTTCTGGTCAATGCCACGCGATCAACATGACGATTGGCAAAAGGCAGGTTTGGCGGCATGGGCGGCCGAGGCGACAGCCCTATGGCCTGATTTCGCGCCATTTATCGCGCAGATCACAGATGCGGATCAGATGACCATGGCCCGTTACGGCCATGGCACAATGCGCCAGCCATGGTCGCCGGGTCTTGTGCATATCGGTGATGCCGCGCATCGCGCCAGTCCCCAATTGGGACAGGGGGCCAATATGGCCCTGCTGGATGCGATGGCGCTATCACAGGCGCTGGCGGTGGCCGAGGGCGATCAGGCGCTTGCACTTTATGCCAAGGCGCGGCGGTGGCACACATTGGCCTATCAGGTGATGAGCGCAGTTTTCACGCCGCAATACCAGTCTGACAGCAGGTGGCTGCCCGTCCTGCGTGACCGGCTGCTATTCCCGCTATCGCAATTGCCGCCCGGCCCGCGGCTATTGTCGGCCATCGTCAGCGGCACGATGCTGCGCCCGTTGGGCCGTTTCGGATACCCTTAA
- a CDS encoding aminotransferase class III-fold pyridoxal phosphate-dependent enzyme, producing the protein MDTLSFSNDPEHVVEADRAHVWHHLSQHKPYETVDPRIIVEGKGLRVWDIKGKEHIDAVSGGVWTVNVGYGRERIGKAIADQVTKMCFFGGTMGTIPGAQFSEMLIDKMPGLDRVYYANSGSEANEKAFKMVRQISHKHHGGKKHKILYRERDYHGTTIATLSAGGQEERNAQYGPFTPGFVAVPHCLEYRSQDGSVGEEYAEKAAQAIEDVILAEGADTIGSLCLEPITAGGGIIVPPKGYWDRVQEICKKYDILLHIDEVVCGVGRTGTWFGYQQFGVQPDIVTMAKGVASGYAAISCCVTTNAVFEMFKDDTDRMSYFRDISTFGGCTAGPAAAIENMKIIEEEGLLANSTAMGVHLKDNLHGLMEKHRWIGDVRGMGLFAGAELVTDRQTKEPVDEKQVAAIVADCMAQGIVIGATNRSLPGFNNTLLFAPALIATKDDLDQVTDAVDQAITRVLG; encoded by the coding sequence ATGGATACCCTGTCATTTTCCAATGATCCCGAACATGTGGTTGAGGCCGATCGCGCCCATGTGTGGCATCACCTGAGCCAACACAAACCCTACGAAACGGTTGATCCACGCATCATCGTCGAAGGTAAGGGCCTGCGCGTGTGGGACATCAAGGGCAAGGAACATATCGACGCGGTCTCAGGCGGTGTCTGGACCGTCAATGTCGGATACGGGCGCGAGCGGATTGGCAAGGCCATTGCCGATCAGGTGACCAAGATGTGCTTTTTCGGCGGGACCATGGGGACCATCCCGGGCGCACAATTCTCTGAAATGCTGATCGACAAGATGCCGGGGCTCGACCGGGTTTACTACGCCAACTCCGGGTCCGAGGCGAATGAGAAGGCGTTCAAGATGGTGCGCCAGATCAGCCACAAGCATCATGGCGGCAAAAAGCATAAAATCCTCTATCGCGAACGCGACTATCACGGCACAACCATTGCAACCCTGTCTGCTGGCGGGCAGGAAGAGCGGAACGCGCAATATGGCCCGTTCACACCTGGCTTTGTTGCCGTGCCGCATTGTCTGGAATATCGCAGCCAGGATGGATCCGTCGGCGAGGAATACGCAGAAAAAGCCGCCCAAGCCATCGAAGATGTGATCCTGGCCGAAGGCGCTGACACTATCGGTTCGCTCTGCCTTGAGCCGATCACTGCGGGCGGCGGCATCATTGTCCCGCCAAAGGGGTACTGGGACCGGGTTCAGGAGATCTGCAAGAAATACGACATCCTGCTGCATATCGACGAGGTTGTTTGTGGTGTGGGCCGGACCGGCACATGGTTCGGATACCAGCAGTTCGGCGTCCAGCCTGATATTGTCACAATGGCCAAAGGTGTTGCCTCCGGCTATGCGGCAATCTCGTGCTGCGTGACCACAAATGCCGTTTTCGAGATGTTCAAGGACGACACTGACCGGATGTCCTATTTCCGCGATATTTCGACATTTGGTGGCTGCACGGCCGGGCCAGCAGCCGCAATCGAAAACATGAAGATCATCGAGGAAGAAGGCCTTTTGGCGAACTCCACCGCCATGGGTGTGCATCTGAAAGACAACCTTCACGGCTTGATGGAAAAGCATCGTTGGATTGGTGATGTGCGCGGCATGGGTCTGTTTGCCGGTGCGGAACTGGTGACCGACCGCCAGACCAAGGAACCGGTTGACGAAAAACAGGTTGCAGCCATTGTTGCCGACTGCATGGCGCAGGGCATTGTCATCGGCGCCACCAACCGGTCACTGCCGGGCTTCAACAACACGCTGCTGTTTGCACCTGCACTGATCGCAACCAAGGATGATCTGGATCAGGTCACCGACGCGGTTGATCAGGCCATCACGCGGGTTCTGGGTTAA
- a CDS encoding PaaI family thioesterase gives MQFRNPEAVARLKADFDRQGAMASMGISVADVTPGRVVLTMPFSAAFTQHHGFMHAGVITTAMDSACGFAAFTLMDADAEVLTVEFKSNFMSPAAGQSFRFEGEVIKAGRTLTFTQGRAIALDDGTQKTVATMTATMMAVRGKTG, from the coding sequence ATGCAGTTTCGAAACCCCGAGGCCGTTGCGCGACTGAAAGCCGATTTTGATCGGCAGGGTGCGATGGCCTCAATGGGGATTTCGGTTGCCGATGTGACGCCGGGCCGGGTTGTGTTGACCATGCCATTCAGTGCTGCGTTCACCCAGCATCACGGTTTCATGCATGCGGGCGTGATCACGACCGCTATGGACAGCGCCTGCGGCTTTGCGGCCTTCACCTTGATGGACGCTGACGCCGAAGTGCTGACCGTGGAATTCAAATCGAACTTCATGTCGCCCGCCGCAGGCCAGTCTTTCCGGTTCGAGGGCGAGGTGATCAAGGCGGGCCGGACCCTTACCTTTACCCAAGGCCGCGCAATTGCACTGGATGACGGGACGCAAAAAACTGTCGCGACCATGACAGCCACGATGATGGCAGTTCGTGGCAAGACCGGATGA
- a CDS encoding PLP-dependent aminotransferase family protein, whose translation MSISVETFFLDPATEGTLQSRIQQMVAQGILQGRFRRGERLPSSRQMAQHLGVSRITVTLAYTELVADDYLTSRGRSGYFVSDNAPEPPAFPARRFGTGTVDWNKAIGQRFSPGLSMDKPADWASYRYPFIYGQADKTLFDSANWRLCALQALGMRDFSALTTDYYDADDPKLVEFIARQTLPRRGILANSDEILVTMGAQNALWLSAQVLLNRRRRAVIEDPCYPALRDILVQSNCHLSTVAVDADGLPPDALPDDTDVVFTTPSHQCPTSATMPLARRKTLLAKAEAEDFIIVEDDYEFEMSFLKSPSPSLKSLDQNGRVVYVGSFSKSLFPGLRLGYLVGPAPFIREARALRATVLRHPPGHIQRTVSYYLSLGHYDALVRRMSKAYQARRNVMDAALLDFQLTVAGKGVYGGSSIWLEAPGGVDARKLAAELRQDRVLIEPGAPFFADPEASPSHFRLAYSSIPASRIREGVALIAQCAQRLRGTGNTHAK comes from the coding sequence ATGTCAATTTCTGTCGAGACTTTCTTTCTGGATCCCGCGACCGAGGGCACCTTGCAGTCGCGTATCCAACAGATGGTCGCCCAAGGCATTCTGCAGGGGCGCTTTCGGCGGGGCGAAAGACTGCCGTCGTCACGGCAGATGGCACAGCATCTTGGCGTCAGCCGGATTACCGTCACATTGGCCTATACCGAACTTGTCGCCGATGATTATCTGACCTCGCGCGGGCGATCCGGTTATTTCGTGTCCGACAATGCGCCGGAACCACCCGCATTTCCCGCCAGACGCTTTGGGACCGGAACCGTCGATTGGAACAAGGCCATCGGGCAGCGTTTCAGTCCGGGGCTTAGCATGGACAAACCGGCCGATTGGGCCAGCTACCGCTATCCGTTCATCTATGGGCAAGCCGACAAGACCCTGTTTGACAGCGCCAATTGGCGGCTATGCGCCTTGCAGGCCCTCGGCATGCGGGATTTTTCGGCCCTGACAACCGACTATTACGATGCCGACGACCCCAAGCTGGTTGAATTCATCGCGCGCCAAACCCTGCCCCGGCGCGGCATATTGGCCAATAGCGACGAAATCCTGGTGACCATGGGCGCGCAAAATGCGCTTTGGCTGTCGGCGCAGGTCTTGCTGAACAGACGGCGGCGGGCCGTGATCGAAGATCCATGTTATCCGGCGCTGCGCGACATCCTGGTGCAATCAAACTGCCACCTCAGTACTGTCGCGGTCGATGCGGATGGACTGCCACCAGACGCCTTGCCCGACGACACCGACGTCGTTTTCACAACACCCAGCCATCAATGCCCCACCAGTGCGACCATGCCCTTGGCCCGGCGCAAGACCCTGTTGGCAAAGGCCGAGGCAGAGGATTTCATCATCGTCGAGGATGATTACGAATTCGAGATGTCGTTTCTGAAATCCCCCTCGCCCTCGCTTAAGTCATTGGATCAGAACGGGCGGGTTGTCTATGTCGGGTCCTTCTCGAAATCCCTCTTTCCGGGATTGCGTCTTGGGTATCTGGTGGGCCCTGCCCCGTTTATCCGCGAGGCCCGCGCCTTGCGCGCAACCGTCTTGCGGCACCCGCCCGGGCATATTCAGCGCACTGTCAGCTACTATCTGTCCCTTGGGCATTACGACGCGCTGGTCCGCCGGATGAGCAAGGCCTATCAGGCCCGCCGCAATGTGATGGACGCAGCATTGCTGGATTTTCAACTGACCGTTGCAGGAAAGGGGGTTTATGGTGGCTCTTCCATTTGGCTTGAGGCACCGGGGGGCGTTGATGCGCGCAAACTGGCCGCCGAATTGCGTCAGGATCGCGTCCTGATCGAACCGGGCGCACCTTTCTTTGCCGATCCCGAGGCATCACCCAGTCACTTTCGTTTGGCCTATTCCTCGATCCCGGCCAGCCGGATTCGCGAAGGTGTCGCGTTGATCGCGCAATGCGCCCAGCGCCTGCGCGGGACCGGGAACACCCATGCCAAATGA
- a CDS encoding zf-TFIIB domain-containing protein → MKCPIDGTTLMIADRSGIEIDYCPQCRGVWLDRGELDKIIERSQVEMAPPPPPPSAAADYGDYDDGYADRAPHAGKRRKKGGFLSEVFDIFD, encoded by the coding sequence ATGAAATGCCCAATCGACGGGACAACTTTGATGATTGCCGATCGCAGTGGAATCGAAATTGACTATTGTCCGCAATGTCGGGGTGTGTGGCTGGATCGCGGCGAGTTGGACAAGATAATCGAGCGGTCGCAGGTCGAGATGGCACCACCGCCACCGCCCCCCTCTGCCGCGGCGGATTACGGTGATTATGATGATGGTTATGCAGATCGGGCGCCGCATGCCGGCAAGCGCCGGAAAAAGGGCGGCTTTCTGTCCGAAGTCTTCGATATCTTCGACTAG
- a CDS encoding methylated-DNA--[protein]-cysteine S-methyltransferase, with amino-acid sequence MICPTSPVGPLGADAEDGAITRLIWGHAGTLQDGPLFEKAQQQLAAYFAGQLKSFDLPLRPRGSAFQQAFYAALCAIPFGETRTYGDLAGDLDVSAQAIGQACGANPIAIFIPCHRVLAANGLGGYSGHGGIEAKVALLRLEGAAGLLI; translated from the coding sequence ATGATCTGCCCAACATCGCCGGTCGGCCCGCTTGGCGCGGATGCAGAGGATGGCGCGATTACGCGGCTGATCTGGGGGCATGCGGGGACATTGCAGGACGGGCCGCTTTTTGAAAAAGCACAGCAGCAATTGGCGGCCTATTTCGCAGGACAGCTCAAGTCATTTGATCTGCCGTTGCGGCCGCGCGGTTCGGCCTTTCAGCAAGCGTTTTACGCCGCATTATGTGCCATCCCATTTGGCGAGACCCGGACATATGGCGATCTGGCTGGCGATCTGGACGTATCTGCGCAGGCGATTGGTCAGGCATGTGGAGCCAATCCGATTGCCATTTTCATCCCCTGCCACCGGGTTTTGGCCGCAAATGGGCTTGGGGGGTATTCCGGCCATGGCGGGATCGAGGCGAAAGTCGCGCTGTTGCGGCTGGAAGGTGCGGCGGGTCTCTTGATCTAG